A segment of the Mytilus trossulus isolate FHL-02 chromosome 12, PNRI_Mtr1.1.1.hap1, whole genome shotgun sequence genome:
AGAAACATTTCGTATCCATAATTCTGATATAAATATCCAAGCAACCATCCATACACCATTGCACCAAATGCAGAACTGGTTACGATAAAAGCGATTGCCGTTCCTGTTAAATTGATAAAGTAGTTTCCCCATCCCATTCCACTGGGATATAAAGGAGATACAAACATGCCCAGGAATATGCTTAAAATCCACAACGCCTGCTTACTGTTTCGAGCGAATATCTCTAACAGTACTGTTGTTACCACTAAACCGAAGGATTCGAGTACGACTAAAATACGTACTGGTACATATCTACTGGTTATTAATCCTGCCAGTCTAGATAGTGTATAACTTATGGCAAAAGCAGTGTTCAGAATTGACCCATCGTCTCCCGAAAAATTCAGTTTATCTATGGAATAACTTCTGAGATACGTTTTAATGATTATCTCTCCTCCAATAGTattgaagaaataaaagaataacAGTCCCATTATTTGTACACTGTACAAACGATTTCCACCGGTACATTTCTTTGGATCAATAAATTTAGCTAATTCTCGgattttgatttttcctttGACTGTTTTGATTGACACATGTATTATCCGTCTATAACAgaattgatagaaaacaaaaacagtagCTACTGATGCAACAATGATTGCAACAATAAGGTAGCCGGTTTTAATTCTCGAGACTTTCAAATACTGACTAAttgtttcattgtcatttttcaATGGGATATGTTGATCTGTAACATTTAGAATCTGTCCAATAGACGACGTTTCATTTGTACTATCAGGTGACAAGACTGCTAGAAAGGGATTGAGTATCAATGGCACTATAATTGCTCCGATCCCATATCCAAAATGTAGAACATGTAACGGTCCTGTTGCTTTTTCTTTCCACAGACCAATTAAAATGGTTTGAccagctataaaaaaaaatgaagcaattttataaagttataCTTTTATTATTGTTCTCGGCAATGGTtagaaaattgttttcaaatatcgaAACAAGTAATTACAACTAAATCAAAAACGTTGTAAAATCGTCTTATCAGGATAACATATTTAGGCCTCAAGGAATGCATACCGGTACTAAATACAGCGACAGATATCGTCACATCATTCACCTATCGGGCAAATCATTCACCTATCGGGCAAATCATTCACTTATCTGTCACATAATTCGTATATCGGGCAAATAATTTACCTATCTGTCACACAATTTGATTATCAGCACATCATTCACCTTTATATCGGGCATTTCATTCACCTAATCATCACATCATACATCTCACATAATTCGCCTTTATGAACCACCATTCACCTATTGGTCACATAATTCGCCTATCGGGCACATCATTCACATATAGGGCACACAATTCGACTTTCGGTCACATGATTCCACTATCGTGCACATCATTCACTTATTGGTCACTTCATTCAACTAACGGACACATCATTCACTTATTGGTCACATTATTCACTTATTGGTCACATCATTCAACTAACGGAAACATCATTCACGTATTAGTCACTTCATTCAACTAACGGACACATCATTCACTTATTGGTCACATCATTCACTTATTGGTCACATCATTCAACTAACGGACACATCATTCACTTATTGGCCACTTCATTCCACTATCGGGCACATCATTTACTTATTGGTCAATTCATTCAACTAACGGACACATCATTCACTAATTGGTCACTTCATTCACTTGTTTGTCACATCTTTCACTTATTAGTCACATAATTCCACTATCGGGCACATCATTCACTTATTTGTTACATTATTCCACTATCGGGCATATCATTCACTTATTGGTCACTTCATTCAACTGACGGACACATCATTCACTTAATGGTCACATCATTCCACTATCGGGCACATCATTCACTTATTAGTCACTTTATTCAACTAACGGACACATCATTCACTTATTGGTCACATCATTCACTTATTTGTCACATCATTCACTTATTAGTCACATAATTCCACTATCGGGCACATCATTCACTTATTTGTTACATTATTCCACTATCGGGCATATCATTCACTTATTGGTCACTTCATTCAACTGACGGACACATCTTTCACTTATTGGTCACATCATTCGACTATCGGGCACATCATTCACTTATTGGTCACATCATTCGACTATCGGGCACATCATTCACCTACCAGTCACATCATTCGATTATCGGGCATATCATTCACTTATTTGTCACATAATTCGCCTATATGAAACTTCGACTTTCGGTCACATAATTCCACTATCGGGCATATCATTCACTAATTGGTCACTCCATTCAACTCACGGACACATCATTCACTTATTGGTCACATCATTCACTTATTGGTCACATCATTCGACTATCGGGCATATCATTCACTTATGGTCACATCATTCAACTATCGGAAACATCATTTACTTATTTGTCACATCATTCAATTATATGGTACATCATTCATCTACCAGTGACATCATTCCATTATCGGGTACATCATTCATCTACCAGTGACATCATTCCATTATCGGGCATATCATTCATTTGTTGGTCACATCACTCATCTATCGGTCAGATCATTCAGCTATTTGTCACAGTATTTGTCTATCGATCACACCAAGCACCTATCGGGCACATCATTCACCTTTCAGTCCGGAGCACCTTAATGCCTCCCTGGTTGTTTGTAGGGTTCTTTTTGCTTAATCTTTATAATTAGTTAAATTTGTAGTGTAGCTTGTATGTTTGTCCTTGTCATTTTCCATCTATGTTCGACTTATCattgtttagttttctatattagTTTCCAACCtttcatttgattaaaatacttaatacTAGTCTTCAAATCTTAAAATCgtttattcaaattttgtttttaaaactttttggaTGTAAGGTCTTAAACACTTCTACTTTACTTATCTACTCACCTATATTTTGTAAACCTGCGCACATGCCCCTAACACAAAATAACGCCCACAGTACCCCAAACAAGGGTGTATACGGAGTAAGTAGTGTAGCCAATGCAGATACAGATAAGCATAAAGCAACCATTAGGTCACAGTATCCGCCAAATCTATCTACCAACGGCCCACCTAAAACTGCTAATATAATATAGCCTACACTAGACCCAACCATCGCACGTGCCATTACTTCATAGTTTGAATTAGTTAGAATAATCAGATCTTTTAAAGTTGTACCAGTTAGTTCTTGTTCTAGACCCtaaaatgataacaaattaaTACTCGATGGAATTGTTCGTATCTGTAATAATCAAAGTTTCTATCAAAAACTTCATTAAGGAGCACGAATGTAGCTGTTTTACGCGTTAAGTGTGGCGCTAAAAACGCTTCCGTATTTTCAGATTTTGTCTTGCTGatgatttttgaaattcttagtttttctaAATCTGTTATAGGTCTAAAAGGCAATATGCCAAATGATTTTGTATACATATGATACACAATTGGTACATTTGAGAAAACCCTTTAATCCTTAAAATTATCTACAAAAATATCATGAGAAAGTATAGAATGCAACAgtattaaaatcaaacagaacATCAAGTTGTGTTTATAGTTGTTGCTTATTGGTTAAAGAGGAATAAtaagtttaagattttttttgttacggGCAACGACCGAATTATAATGCTTTCTTAGTCtacataaaaaagatgtggtatgattgccaatgagacaactatccacaaaagaccaaaatgacacaaaaattaacaactataggtcaccgtacggccttcaacaatgagcaaagcccataccgcatagtcagctataaaaagccccgataggacaatgtgaaacaattcaaacgagaaaactaacggccttatctatgtaaaaaaatgaacgaaaaacaaatatgtaacacataaacaaacgacaaccactgaattacaggctcctgacttgggacaggcacatacataaataatgtggcggggttaaacatgttagcgggatcccaaccctcccccttaccTGGGTTAGTTGGTTTATAAGGTCTATGAAAATTTTGTACACCGGTAACTTCGtcaaacaaagatttaaaaaataataatggtaAATGTTGTGAGAACATAAGAAATTGAatcgtttttaatttttccttaTGTGTGTTTCCGTGTGACAGTTTTATTCTCTAAAACTGATGTTGTCATGTATAACAAGAGTTGCATCCCGTACATCATGGATATAAATGTTTCAGAACTCCAACTGAATTTGTTGTAGAAATGAGTTTATCGAACTGCAAAATAAAAGGAAAGAAAACGGCAAAACCTCTTTTTCATGAGTGTAAATATTACTGTTGatcattatcattatatttttacttttgactaaataaatcatttcctcatattcattttgtatacCTACCAATGCAAACATTGAACATATCAGAAATAAAGTTTTGACTGTCTTTTCTCTTTGGGTATATTCTTGTGACTCCAAATTGTCTTTTGTATGCCTCATTTCCATGTCATTCATCTAGATATAGATAAAAGCGTTTGATAAGTTACATGactgtatgaaaatattttacgtaattattattaattattaatgaatttttattaaaacaaattaagcaATTAAATTAACCCTTACGCATTCAAAGTAACATGTGTATTGTCGAATTACTCATTGAAAAACTTTTGCATTGAGTTGGTACATTATAGTACAGTTTGCTGATATTTAAAAGCTAATATATGCTTTTGTGTATACTTCataagaaaaagaaactaaaGCATTAGCATGAACGCGAAGAATATCGAGACAATAAGTCGACAAAAGGATAGATGCATTATTTAGGTATTGTCAAAAGGCATTAATGGTATCCCCTTTTCTCTTCGTTACTTATAAaagtgagaatggaaatggggaaggtgtcaaagagacaacaacccgaccataggaaaaacaacagcagaaggtcacccacaggtcttcaatgtagtgagaaattcccgcacccggaatcGTCCTTTAGCTGAGccctaaacaaatgtatactagttcagtgataatgaacgccataataatttccaaattgtacacaagaaactaaaattataataatataagactaataaaggccagaggctcctgacttgaaacaggcgcaaaaaaatgcggcagggttgaacatgtttgtgagatctcaaccctccctctatacctctagccaatgtagaaaagtaaacccATTAcaatatgtctttttttatttttcgttggGTATTTTCTAGAGGAAAACCAGCAATTAAAagccattatttttttcacatatcaTTGAGTCAGACTTTATTGATTTTTCGTTGAGTGTTTTCTAGAGGAAAACCAgcaattaaaacatattattttttaacatatcaTTTAATCATCATCGTATATATAAGCAATTGTAGAAATATCAAGCAGCCGATTTCCAAAaagaggaaataaaaaaatcgagGCAATACACCTGAATcaaaattttctgtaaaattagtgttttcaaatgttgaaatattaaaaaaatcagggTTTCTTTCTAACCCAAGGTATATATTGCGCAAGTCTTATTTTGCAAACATTTTTGAAGTGTCTGTTTTTAATggtctttaatttttaaattgcctttaaaatgatcttatttaCCAGTTAATGAGTCTAAGAAAGGCAAATCACGTGTCTGGTGTGCAAAAAATTAAGCCTGGTATATTCGAtaaatttctattaacttaGAACTCTATGCTAGTTCAATGCCTATTCCAGCTAACACACAATATATCTTTGTTTGATAAACGATATCTTTgttttcggtgttgacatgcatatcaattattTGGTCATTTTAATACATTTCCTGTTAcataactttgaattttttgaaaaactaaggattttcttatcccaggaaaagatcaccttagccgtattttgcacaaccttttggaattttgggtcatcaatgctcttcaagtttgtacttgtttggctttataattatttagatctgagcgtcactgatgagtcttatgtagacaaaacgcgcgtctggcatactaaatgataatcctggtacctttgataactatttgtacCAATAATTACACATCTATCGTATTTCGTTTCACGATGattaaaaggagtaggtccagtaagacccttTTTTAGTCCcaaaaaataacagttttacaaaattgttaaaatattaacttttagttatttattagaaagtaaaatgcttctgctacatagatatgggctgtttttgacaaatcagtgtacatatacatgtattgggTGTTAgcatcataaagtcatgctaaagtactgaaatcttcacaattttagcatttttgttaaatttaagaAGGTTTtggtcttaaatgaaagtggccacattggtgttcattcttaatattgaaatgtaagtggTATCTAATGATTATAcattacataacatatataaaggttgaggatgaacacggatgcggccactttcatttttgacaaaaacaatctGAAAAGTGGTATTGTTTTGCAGATCTGATAGATTTTTCACAATTAAGCTAGAATCGGAGCGTTTTCAATGAGTGAATTAgtcaaaatctttcacataaactaattgaataaattaaaatggacattgtagaatttaaaaatctttcgtcagatgaagcTGGAATTTGAGGTTAAAATCGACCATTACTGGACCTTCTCCTTTGGTTAATCAGGTACTGTTTTCAGTAACGGATCATTTTGTCTGCTTACACATTGTCAAACACAGTTCGCCGAAGTCAAATGAAGTATCGATTCTAATTTTTTGCTGAATACATAAGAAGACATTTAACAAGTACCTAGTGTGTGAAGCAGTGTTTTAGTGCCTTAATTACACGAAGTTAAAAACATAGGTTTAAAAATAGGATGGTTAGTAAGACCGAGTGTATATCAGTATCTTATCAAACCAAcaccttaaacatgttaaaagaatTGATATATTTTGGCACATCTTTAGCTGAATtcagaattaaacaaaatatgcgTCTTTATGTACATGATTTATCCCCCTTTTCCCAGGAAATGACAAATATTCGCATAACTAAGAAATCATTTGGCCTATTTGTACATGTGCtgtaacaaattaaaacttaaaaagaaaGAACCCAAacgatgaaaaaaatgttttcagacCCCCCACAGAGTTTAGACTCGATCTTATCTGTTTAAgctttgtttctattaactgcTTCATGATGCAATTATTATTTGTCTATCGGGGattacaaatttcataaataaatacttACCGTAGTGgtatttttccttttaaattttaaagatgttgAATTTTAAGCACTACTTAAATTAACCTGACTGATATCACACATAATCATTGATCATATTTTGGTATCTATCTTAGTAAGTATTCTACATCGTTCTTGAAGTACATTTATGTATAGGTCATGTAAAAGTTATACGATTTGGTTAATCAATTGACGCTTGAACATTCTTATCTTATAGAATaacaaattgtaaacttttattACTGAAACCCTTGCTTCTGTACTAAAAGAAAAagtgatatataaagtatactAAACTAGC
Coding sequences within it:
- the LOC134692220 gene encoding sodium-dependent glucose transporter 1-like; amino-acid sequence: MNDMEMRHTKDNLESQEYTQREKTVKTLFLICSMFALGLEQELTGTTLKDLIILTNSNYEVMARAMVGSSVGYIILAVLGGPLVDRFGGYCDLMVALCLSVSALATLLTPYTPLFGVLWALFCVRGMCAGLQNIAGQTILIGLWKEKATGPLHVLHFGYGIGAIIVPLILNPFLAVLSPDSTNETSSIGQILNVTDQHIPLKNDNETISQYLKVSRIKTGYLIVAIIVASVATVFVFYQFCYRRIIHVSIKTVKGKIKIRELAKFIDPKKCTGGNRLYSVQIMGLLFFYFFNTIGGEIIIKTYLRSYSIDKLNFSGDDGSILNTAFAISYTLSRLAGLITSRYVPVRILVVLESFGLVVTTVLLEIFARNSKQALWILSIFLGMFVSPLYPSGMGWGNYFINLTGTAIAFIVTSSAFGAMVYGWLLGYLYQNYGYEMFLHQTLACGGMVFFCTILMAVVTHGSKGRYNKSNTDLKEESDE